A genomic window from Cucumis melo cultivar AY chromosome 8, USDA_Cmelo_AY_1.0, whole genome shotgun sequence includes:
- the LOC103484770 gene encoding uncharacterized protein LOC103484770 isoform X2, with protein MDSTSTPLNWEALDALIIDFARSENLIEDSLSSSPPSSPSSLSSSSYHSRLIIRQIRRSLEAGHIDSAIDLLRLHAPFILDDHRLLFRLQKQKFIELLRKGTPEDRDLAIQCLRTALAPCALDAYPAYEEFKHVLLAFIYDKDNQTSPVTYEWCERRRFDIAGLMSSVLRAHMQAYDPVFSMTLRYLISIHKGFCFREGVSSPISDLTERLLLDERDPPATPKESLYEAPPFDEVDIQALAHAVELTRQGAIDSLRFTKGDLFHAFQNELCRMKLDLSVLDELVREYCIYRGIVDSGRGALSGMQNLSSSSKANQSEQEYCSRNCSFEVDYTTSKLSDGEISVSNSRVDSSPENTADVTSSQGTDIELRYASEPTSNREDCSTSDSVHVGNSRMLQVNKNRGIVERSKRKRWRGRLDDTELHDVSYSGCSKQELSATTMSKEQQNLEKHIPVESTGKEDKYEIVLGIRELASKRFAAEVVEEINAVDPNFFSQNPILLFQLKQVEFLKLVSSGDYSSALRVACTHLGPLATNDPSLLKQLKETLLALLLPKEDILGKGFPINALANSLQVAVGRRLGIEEPQLMKLMRATLHSHSEWFKLQMCKDRFEGLLKIDLLKEVNPPLLSTTAGLLKSNSDSCSHGSSQVTKSLGARTSEDGSSPTQASSRDACDENAILKVMEFLALPRADAIHLLAQYNGNAEMVIQQIFA; from the exons ATGGACTCCACCTCCACCCCTTTGAACTGGGAAGCTCTCGATGCCCTAATCATCGACTTCGCCAGATCAGAGAACTTGATTGAAGATTCCCTTTCTTCCTCCCCTCCTTCTTCCCCTTCCTCCCTTTCTTCCTCCTCTTACCATTCCAGGTTGATCATCCGCCAGATCAGACGCTCTTTGGAGGCCGGTCATATCGACTCCGCCATCGATCTCCTCCGTCTTCATGCACCCTTCATTCTCGACGACCATAGGCTTCTTTTTCGGTTGCAGAAGCAG AAATTTATTGAGCTTTTGAGGAAAGGGACTCCAGAGGATCGAGATTTGGCCATTCAATGCCTTCGGACTGCACTCGCTCCTTGTGCTCTTGATGCATACCCG GCGTATGAGGAGTTCAAGCATGTTCTTCTTGCCTTCATTTATGACAAGGATAATCAAACTTCCCCAGTGACATATGAG TGGTGTGAAAGGAGGAGGTTTGATATTGCTGGATTAATGTCCTCGGTCCTACGAGCTCATATGCAGGCATACGATCCAGTCTTCTCAATGACTTTGAGATACTTGATAAG CATACATAAGGGTTTTTGCTTTCGTGAAGGTGTGTCGTCTCCCATATCAGATCTCACCGAGAGGTTGCTTCTAGATGAACGCGATCCACCTGCCACACCTAAGGAGAGTCTGTacgaagctcctccatttgatgAG GTGGACATTCAAGCTCTTGCACATGCTGTAGAGCTAACAAGGCAGGGGGCAATTGATAGTTTGAGATTTACCAAAGGGGATTTGTTTCATGCATTCCAG AATGAGTTGTGCCGGATGAAATTGGACCTTTCTGTTCTCGATGAGCTCGTTCGTGAATATTGCATCTACAGAGGAATTGTGGATTCAGGTCGAGGAGCCCTCTCTG GGATGCAGAATCTCTCTAGTTCATCGAAAGCTAATCAATCTGAGCAGGAGTATTGTTCTAGGAATTGTTCTTTTGAAGTTGACTACACAACCAGTAAACTTTCGGATGGTGAAATTTCTGTTAGCAATTCCCGTGTGGATAGTTCTCCTGAAAATACTGCTGATGTGACCAGTTCACAAGGTACTGATATTGAACTTAGATATGCATCGGAGCCAACGTCCAATCGAGAAGATTGTAGCACTAGTGATTCAGTTCATGTGGGAAATTCAAGAATGTTACAAGTGAACAAGAATCGAGGGATTGTAGAGAGGAgcaagagaaagagatggagagGAAGACTTGATGATACAGAACTTCATGATGTGTCTTACAGTGGGTGCAGTAAACAAGAACTTAGCGCTACAACCATGTCCAAGGAACAACAG AACCTTGAAAAACATATACCAGTAGAGTCTACTGGCAAGgaggataaatatgaaattgtCTTGGGCATTAGAGAACTGGCAAGTAAAAGGTTTGCTGCAGAGGTTGTGGAAGAAATTAATGCCGTGGATCCGAACTTTTTTTCACAAAATCCTATTCTCCTATTCCAACTTAAGCAG GTTGAATTTTTGAAGCTGGTTAGTTCTGGCGATTATTCCAGTGCATTGAGGGTCGCATGCACTCACTTGGGCCCATTAGCCACTAATGATCCTTCCTTGTTGAAGCAATTAAAGGAGACTTTGTTGGCTTTGCTCCTGCCCAAGGAAGATATTCTTGGGAAAGGCTTCCCTATAAATGCTCTTGCTAATTCTCTCCAG GTTGCTGTTGGAAGGAGACTTGGTATTGAAGAGCCACAACTAATGAAGTTGATGAGAGCCACACTTCACTCTCATAGTGAATGGTTTAAACTTCAAATGTGCAAGGATCGGTTTGAAGGTCTTTTGAAGATTGATTTGTTGAAGGAAGTTAATCCACCTTTGCTTTCTACTACCGCTGGGCTACTGAAATCAAATTCAGATAGTTGCAGCCACGGTTCTTCCCAAGTCACAAAATCTCTGGGTGCAAGAACCTCAGAAGATGGTAGCAGTCCCACACAAGCATCATCTAGAGATGCATGTGACGAAAATGCAATActtaaagtcatg GAGTTTCTTGCCTTGCCCAGGGCTGATGCAATCCATCTTCTTGCGCAGTATAATGGAAATGCAGAAATGGTGATACAGCAAATATTTGCATGA
- the LOC103484770 gene encoding uncharacterized protein LOC103484770 isoform X3 has protein sequence MDSTSTPLNWEALDALIIDFARSENLIEDSLSSSPPSSPSSLSSSSYHSRLIIRQIRRSLEAGHIDSAIDLLRLHAPFILDDHRLLFRLQKQKFIELLRKGTPEDRDLAIQCLRTALAPCALDAYPEAYEEFKHVLLAFIYDKDNQTSPVTYEWCERRRFDIAGLMSSVLRAHMQAYDPVFSMTLRYLISIHKGFCFREGVSSPISDLTERLLLDERDPPATPKESLYEAPPFDEVDIQALAHAVELTRQGAIDSLRFTKGDLFHAFQNELCRMKLDLSVLDELVREYCIYRGIVDSGMQNLSSSSKANQSEQEYCSRNCSFEVDYTTSKLSDGEISVSNSRVDSSPENTADVTSSQGTDIELRYASEPTSNREDCSTSDSVHVGNSRMLQVNKNRGIVERSKRKRWRGRLDDTELHDVSYSGCSKQELSATTMSKEQQNLEKHIPVESTGKEDKYEIVLGIRELASKRFAAEVVEEINAVDPNFFSQNPILLFQLKQVEFLKLVSSGDYSSALRVACTHLGPLATNDPSLLKQLKETLLALLLPKEDILGKGFPINALANSLQVAVGRRLGIEEPQLMKLMRATLHSHSEWFKLQMCKDRFEGLLKIDLLKEVNPPLLSTTAGLLKSNSDSCSHGSSQVTKSLGARTSEDGSSPTQASSRDACDENAILKVMEFLALPRADAIHLLAQYNGNAEMVIQQIFA, from the exons ATGGACTCCACCTCCACCCCTTTGAACTGGGAAGCTCTCGATGCCCTAATCATCGACTTCGCCAGATCAGAGAACTTGATTGAAGATTCCCTTTCTTCCTCCCCTCCTTCTTCCCCTTCCTCCCTTTCTTCCTCCTCTTACCATTCCAGGTTGATCATCCGCCAGATCAGACGCTCTTTGGAGGCCGGTCATATCGACTCCGCCATCGATCTCCTCCGTCTTCATGCACCCTTCATTCTCGACGACCATAGGCTTCTTTTTCGGTTGCAGAAGCAG AAATTTATTGAGCTTTTGAGGAAAGGGACTCCAGAGGATCGAGATTTGGCCATTCAATGCCTTCGGACTGCACTCGCTCCTTGTGCTCTTGATGCATACCCG GAGGCGTATGAGGAGTTCAAGCATGTTCTTCTTGCCTTCATTTATGACAAGGATAATCAAACTTCCCCAGTGACATATGAG TGGTGTGAAAGGAGGAGGTTTGATATTGCTGGATTAATGTCCTCGGTCCTACGAGCTCATATGCAGGCATACGATCCAGTCTTCTCAATGACTTTGAGATACTTGATAAG CATACATAAGGGTTTTTGCTTTCGTGAAGGTGTGTCGTCTCCCATATCAGATCTCACCGAGAGGTTGCTTCTAGATGAACGCGATCCACCTGCCACACCTAAGGAGAGTCTGTacgaagctcctccatttgatgAG GTGGACATTCAAGCTCTTGCACATGCTGTAGAGCTAACAAGGCAGGGGGCAATTGATAGTTTGAGATTTACCAAAGGGGATTTGTTTCATGCATTCCAG AATGAGTTGTGCCGGATGAAATTGGACCTTTCTGTTCTCGATGAGCTCGTTCGTGAATATTGCATCTACAGAGGAATTGTGGATTCAG GGATGCAGAATCTCTCTAGTTCATCGAAAGCTAATCAATCTGAGCAGGAGTATTGTTCTAGGAATTGTTCTTTTGAAGTTGACTACACAACCAGTAAACTTTCGGATGGTGAAATTTCTGTTAGCAATTCCCGTGTGGATAGTTCTCCTGAAAATACTGCTGATGTGACCAGTTCACAAGGTACTGATATTGAACTTAGATATGCATCGGAGCCAACGTCCAATCGAGAAGATTGTAGCACTAGTGATTCAGTTCATGTGGGAAATTCAAGAATGTTACAAGTGAACAAGAATCGAGGGATTGTAGAGAGGAgcaagagaaagagatggagagGAAGACTTGATGATACAGAACTTCATGATGTGTCTTACAGTGGGTGCAGTAAACAAGAACTTAGCGCTACAACCATGTCCAAGGAACAACAG AACCTTGAAAAACATATACCAGTAGAGTCTACTGGCAAGgaggataaatatgaaattgtCTTGGGCATTAGAGAACTGGCAAGTAAAAGGTTTGCTGCAGAGGTTGTGGAAGAAATTAATGCCGTGGATCCGAACTTTTTTTCACAAAATCCTATTCTCCTATTCCAACTTAAGCAG GTTGAATTTTTGAAGCTGGTTAGTTCTGGCGATTATTCCAGTGCATTGAGGGTCGCATGCACTCACTTGGGCCCATTAGCCACTAATGATCCTTCCTTGTTGAAGCAATTAAAGGAGACTTTGTTGGCTTTGCTCCTGCCCAAGGAAGATATTCTTGGGAAAGGCTTCCCTATAAATGCTCTTGCTAATTCTCTCCAG GTTGCTGTTGGAAGGAGACTTGGTATTGAAGAGCCACAACTAATGAAGTTGATGAGAGCCACACTTCACTCTCATAGTGAATGGTTTAAACTTCAAATGTGCAAGGATCGGTTTGAAGGTCTTTTGAAGATTGATTTGTTGAAGGAAGTTAATCCACCTTTGCTTTCTACTACCGCTGGGCTACTGAAATCAAATTCAGATAGTTGCAGCCACGGTTCTTCCCAAGTCACAAAATCTCTGGGTGCAAGAACCTCAGAAGATGGTAGCAGTCCCACACAAGCATCATCTAGAGATGCATGTGACGAAAATGCAATActtaaagtcatg GAGTTTCTTGCCTTGCCCAGGGCTGATGCAATCCATCTTCTTGCGCAGTATAATGGAAATGCAGAAATGGTGATACAGCAAATATTTGCATGA
- the LOC103484770 gene encoding uncharacterized protein LOC103484770 isoform X4, protein MDSTSTPLNWEALDALIIDFARSENLIEDSLSSSPPSSPSSLSSSSYHSRLIIRQIRRSLEAGHIDSAIDLLRLHAPFILDDHRLLFRLQKQKFIELLRKGTPEDRDLAIQCLRTALAPCALDAYPAYEEFKHVLLAFIYDKDNQTSPVTYEWCERRRFDIAGLMSSVLRAHMQAYDPVFSMTLRYLISIHKGFCFREGVSSPISDLTERLLLDERDPPATPKESLYEAPPFDEVDIQALAHAVELTRQGAIDSLRFTKGDLFHAFQNELCRMKLDLSVLDELVREYCIYRGIVDSGMQNLSSSSKANQSEQEYCSRNCSFEVDYTTSKLSDGEISVSNSRVDSSPENTADVTSSQGTDIELRYASEPTSNREDCSTSDSVHVGNSRMLQVNKNRGIVERSKRKRWRGRLDDTELHDVSYSGCSKQELSATTMSKEQQNLEKHIPVESTGKEDKYEIVLGIRELASKRFAAEVVEEINAVDPNFFSQNPILLFQLKQVEFLKLVSSGDYSSALRVACTHLGPLATNDPSLLKQLKETLLALLLPKEDILGKGFPINALANSLQVAVGRRLGIEEPQLMKLMRATLHSHSEWFKLQMCKDRFEGLLKIDLLKEVNPPLLSTTAGLLKSNSDSCSHGSSQVTKSLGARTSEDGSSPTQASSRDACDENAILKVMEFLALPRADAIHLLAQYNGNAEMVIQQIFA, encoded by the exons ATGGACTCCACCTCCACCCCTTTGAACTGGGAAGCTCTCGATGCCCTAATCATCGACTTCGCCAGATCAGAGAACTTGATTGAAGATTCCCTTTCTTCCTCCCCTCCTTCTTCCCCTTCCTCCCTTTCTTCCTCCTCTTACCATTCCAGGTTGATCATCCGCCAGATCAGACGCTCTTTGGAGGCCGGTCATATCGACTCCGCCATCGATCTCCTCCGTCTTCATGCACCCTTCATTCTCGACGACCATAGGCTTCTTTTTCGGTTGCAGAAGCAG AAATTTATTGAGCTTTTGAGGAAAGGGACTCCAGAGGATCGAGATTTGGCCATTCAATGCCTTCGGACTGCACTCGCTCCTTGTGCTCTTGATGCATACCCG GCGTATGAGGAGTTCAAGCATGTTCTTCTTGCCTTCATTTATGACAAGGATAATCAAACTTCCCCAGTGACATATGAG TGGTGTGAAAGGAGGAGGTTTGATATTGCTGGATTAATGTCCTCGGTCCTACGAGCTCATATGCAGGCATACGATCCAGTCTTCTCAATGACTTTGAGATACTTGATAAG CATACATAAGGGTTTTTGCTTTCGTGAAGGTGTGTCGTCTCCCATATCAGATCTCACCGAGAGGTTGCTTCTAGATGAACGCGATCCACCTGCCACACCTAAGGAGAGTCTGTacgaagctcctccatttgatgAG GTGGACATTCAAGCTCTTGCACATGCTGTAGAGCTAACAAGGCAGGGGGCAATTGATAGTTTGAGATTTACCAAAGGGGATTTGTTTCATGCATTCCAG AATGAGTTGTGCCGGATGAAATTGGACCTTTCTGTTCTCGATGAGCTCGTTCGTGAATATTGCATCTACAGAGGAATTGTGGATTCAG GGATGCAGAATCTCTCTAGTTCATCGAAAGCTAATCAATCTGAGCAGGAGTATTGTTCTAGGAATTGTTCTTTTGAAGTTGACTACACAACCAGTAAACTTTCGGATGGTGAAATTTCTGTTAGCAATTCCCGTGTGGATAGTTCTCCTGAAAATACTGCTGATGTGACCAGTTCACAAGGTACTGATATTGAACTTAGATATGCATCGGAGCCAACGTCCAATCGAGAAGATTGTAGCACTAGTGATTCAGTTCATGTGGGAAATTCAAGAATGTTACAAGTGAACAAGAATCGAGGGATTGTAGAGAGGAgcaagagaaagagatggagagGAAGACTTGATGATACAGAACTTCATGATGTGTCTTACAGTGGGTGCAGTAAACAAGAACTTAGCGCTACAACCATGTCCAAGGAACAACAG AACCTTGAAAAACATATACCAGTAGAGTCTACTGGCAAGgaggataaatatgaaattgtCTTGGGCATTAGAGAACTGGCAAGTAAAAGGTTTGCTGCAGAGGTTGTGGAAGAAATTAATGCCGTGGATCCGAACTTTTTTTCACAAAATCCTATTCTCCTATTCCAACTTAAGCAG GTTGAATTTTTGAAGCTGGTTAGTTCTGGCGATTATTCCAGTGCATTGAGGGTCGCATGCACTCACTTGGGCCCATTAGCCACTAATGATCCTTCCTTGTTGAAGCAATTAAAGGAGACTTTGTTGGCTTTGCTCCTGCCCAAGGAAGATATTCTTGGGAAAGGCTTCCCTATAAATGCTCTTGCTAATTCTCTCCAG GTTGCTGTTGGAAGGAGACTTGGTATTGAAGAGCCACAACTAATGAAGTTGATGAGAGCCACACTTCACTCTCATAGTGAATGGTTTAAACTTCAAATGTGCAAGGATCGGTTTGAAGGTCTTTTGAAGATTGATTTGTTGAAGGAAGTTAATCCACCTTTGCTTTCTACTACCGCTGGGCTACTGAAATCAAATTCAGATAGTTGCAGCCACGGTTCTTCCCAAGTCACAAAATCTCTGGGTGCAAGAACCTCAGAAGATGGTAGCAGTCCCACACAAGCATCATCTAGAGATGCATGTGACGAAAATGCAATActtaaagtcatg GAGTTTCTTGCCTTGCCCAGGGCTGATGCAATCCATCTTCTTGCGCAGTATAATGGAAATGCAGAAATGGTGATACAGCAAATATTTGCATGA
- the LOC103484770 gene encoding uncharacterized protein LOC103484770 isoform X1, giving the protein MDSTSTPLNWEALDALIIDFARSENLIEDSLSSSPPSSPSSLSSSSYHSRLIIRQIRRSLEAGHIDSAIDLLRLHAPFILDDHRLLFRLQKQKFIELLRKGTPEDRDLAIQCLRTALAPCALDAYPEAYEEFKHVLLAFIYDKDNQTSPVTYEWCERRRFDIAGLMSSVLRAHMQAYDPVFSMTLRYLISIHKGFCFREGVSSPISDLTERLLLDERDPPATPKESLYEAPPFDEVDIQALAHAVELTRQGAIDSLRFTKGDLFHAFQNELCRMKLDLSVLDELVREYCIYRGIVDSGRGALSGMQNLSSSSKANQSEQEYCSRNCSFEVDYTTSKLSDGEISVSNSRVDSSPENTADVTSSQGTDIELRYASEPTSNREDCSTSDSVHVGNSRMLQVNKNRGIVERSKRKRWRGRLDDTELHDVSYSGCSKQELSATTMSKEQQNLEKHIPVESTGKEDKYEIVLGIRELASKRFAAEVVEEINAVDPNFFSQNPILLFQLKQVEFLKLVSSGDYSSALRVACTHLGPLATNDPSLLKQLKETLLALLLPKEDILGKGFPINALANSLQVAVGRRLGIEEPQLMKLMRATLHSHSEWFKLQMCKDRFEGLLKIDLLKEVNPPLLSTTAGLLKSNSDSCSHGSSQVTKSLGARTSEDGSSPTQASSRDACDENAILKVMEFLALPRADAIHLLAQYNGNAEMVIQQIFA; this is encoded by the exons ATGGACTCCACCTCCACCCCTTTGAACTGGGAAGCTCTCGATGCCCTAATCATCGACTTCGCCAGATCAGAGAACTTGATTGAAGATTCCCTTTCTTCCTCCCCTCCTTCTTCCCCTTCCTCCCTTTCTTCCTCCTCTTACCATTCCAGGTTGATCATCCGCCAGATCAGACGCTCTTTGGAGGCCGGTCATATCGACTCCGCCATCGATCTCCTCCGTCTTCATGCACCCTTCATTCTCGACGACCATAGGCTTCTTTTTCGGTTGCAGAAGCAG AAATTTATTGAGCTTTTGAGGAAAGGGACTCCAGAGGATCGAGATTTGGCCATTCAATGCCTTCGGACTGCACTCGCTCCTTGTGCTCTTGATGCATACCCG GAGGCGTATGAGGAGTTCAAGCATGTTCTTCTTGCCTTCATTTATGACAAGGATAATCAAACTTCCCCAGTGACATATGAG TGGTGTGAAAGGAGGAGGTTTGATATTGCTGGATTAATGTCCTCGGTCCTACGAGCTCATATGCAGGCATACGATCCAGTCTTCTCAATGACTTTGAGATACTTGATAAG CATACATAAGGGTTTTTGCTTTCGTGAAGGTGTGTCGTCTCCCATATCAGATCTCACCGAGAGGTTGCTTCTAGATGAACGCGATCCACCTGCCACACCTAAGGAGAGTCTGTacgaagctcctccatttgatgAG GTGGACATTCAAGCTCTTGCACATGCTGTAGAGCTAACAAGGCAGGGGGCAATTGATAGTTTGAGATTTACCAAAGGGGATTTGTTTCATGCATTCCAG AATGAGTTGTGCCGGATGAAATTGGACCTTTCTGTTCTCGATGAGCTCGTTCGTGAATATTGCATCTACAGAGGAATTGTGGATTCAGGTCGAGGAGCCCTCTCTG GGATGCAGAATCTCTCTAGTTCATCGAAAGCTAATCAATCTGAGCAGGAGTATTGTTCTAGGAATTGTTCTTTTGAAGTTGACTACACAACCAGTAAACTTTCGGATGGTGAAATTTCTGTTAGCAATTCCCGTGTGGATAGTTCTCCTGAAAATACTGCTGATGTGACCAGTTCACAAGGTACTGATATTGAACTTAGATATGCATCGGAGCCAACGTCCAATCGAGAAGATTGTAGCACTAGTGATTCAGTTCATGTGGGAAATTCAAGAATGTTACAAGTGAACAAGAATCGAGGGATTGTAGAGAGGAgcaagagaaagagatggagagGAAGACTTGATGATACAGAACTTCATGATGTGTCTTACAGTGGGTGCAGTAAACAAGAACTTAGCGCTACAACCATGTCCAAGGAACAACAG AACCTTGAAAAACATATACCAGTAGAGTCTACTGGCAAGgaggataaatatgaaattgtCTTGGGCATTAGAGAACTGGCAAGTAAAAGGTTTGCTGCAGAGGTTGTGGAAGAAATTAATGCCGTGGATCCGAACTTTTTTTCACAAAATCCTATTCTCCTATTCCAACTTAAGCAG GTTGAATTTTTGAAGCTGGTTAGTTCTGGCGATTATTCCAGTGCATTGAGGGTCGCATGCACTCACTTGGGCCCATTAGCCACTAATGATCCTTCCTTGTTGAAGCAATTAAAGGAGACTTTGTTGGCTTTGCTCCTGCCCAAGGAAGATATTCTTGGGAAAGGCTTCCCTATAAATGCTCTTGCTAATTCTCTCCAG GTTGCTGTTGGAAGGAGACTTGGTATTGAAGAGCCACAACTAATGAAGTTGATGAGAGCCACACTTCACTCTCATAGTGAATGGTTTAAACTTCAAATGTGCAAGGATCGGTTTGAAGGTCTTTTGAAGATTGATTTGTTGAAGGAAGTTAATCCACCTTTGCTTTCTACTACCGCTGGGCTACTGAAATCAAATTCAGATAGTTGCAGCCACGGTTCTTCCCAAGTCACAAAATCTCTGGGTGCAAGAACCTCAGAAGATGGTAGCAGTCCCACACAAGCATCATCTAGAGATGCATGTGACGAAAATGCAATActtaaagtcatg GAGTTTCTTGCCTTGCCCAGGGCTGATGCAATCCATCTTCTTGCGCAGTATAATGGAAATGCAGAAATGGTGATACAGCAAATATTTGCATGA
- the LOC103485334 gene encoding uncharacterized protein LOC103485334: MACLDTYKNKSDQKGQFPPMSPRLSFSNDFVESSNNPSPTNTTNNIQDPKILSNTPPSDDFEFSPNPTNHTAMTAADQLFFKGKLLPTLGDELLIDDDEDIAPVPPKSGLPKWKEFLSLKRSVVDGRCTATDNNKNIDANQGKIPKLALYDNSSSHLPITS; encoded by the coding sequence ATGGCTTGCTTGGACACGTACAAGAACAAGTCAGATCAGAAGGGACAGTTCCCTCCGATGAGCCCAAGACTGTCCTTTTCCAACGACTTCGTCGAATCATCCAATAATCCCTCCCCCACCAACACCACCAACAATATTCAGGATCCAAAAATCCTTTCAAATACTCCCCCCTCCGACGACTTCGAATTCTCTCCAAATCCCACTAATCACACCGCCATGACCGCCGCCGACCAGCTCTTCTTCAAGGGAAAATTATTGCCCACTCTCGGAGACGAGCTTCTCATTGACGACGACGAAGACATTGCTCCAGTGCCCCCGAAAAGTGGCCTACCAAAATGGAAGGAGTTCTTGAGCCTGAAGAGATCCGTTGTTGATGGGCGCTGCACGGCCACCGATAACAACAAAAACATCGACGCCAACCAAGGCAAAATCCCCAAATTGGCCCTCTACGATAACTCCTCCTCCCATCTTCCCATAACTTCCTAG